One Solea senegalensis isolate Sse05_10M linkage group LG21, IFAPA_SoseM_1, whole genome shotgun sequence DNA segment encodes these proteins:
- the LOC122758644 gene encoding matrix metalloproteinase-17-like: protein MGDFSQCCHCHSIKALYAEWVQWTSQWEWPSSPNWPVIGQIPGRYRFRGKGKYFWRLTREKHLVSLRPAQIHRFWRGLPTNLDSVDAVYERPGDHKIVFFKGLKYWVFKDNIVEEGYPRPISDFGLPSEGIDAAFVWLHNDKTYFFKDNHYWRYDDHLRRMDLGYPKDSTLWKGLPSQIDDVMRWSDGSSYFFKGREYWRVPGSGMEVEAGYPRLIAKDWLLCTEMQSDSPDMEPKNTDTRVNVHHHPDHAENGYEVCSCTSDSASPLGARPSPSPAWLLPPLWTLSLALRSELL from the exons ATGGGGGATTTTTCTCagtgctgtcactgtcactccATAAAGGCCCTGTATGCAGAGTGGGTGCAGTGGACCAGCCAGTGGGAGTGGCCTAGCTCACCGAACtggcctgtgattggtcagatcCCTGGTCGCTACAGATTTCGTGGAAAAG gAAAGTATTTCTGGCGACTCACTCGAGAGAAGCACCTGGTGTCACTGCGTCCTGCACAGATCCATCGGTTCTGGAGGGGCCTCCCAACAAATCTGGACAGTGTGGACGCTGTGTACGAGAGACCCGGAGACCataaaattgtcttttttaaag GTCTCAAGTACTGGGTATTTAAAGACAACATCGTTGAAGAGGGCTACCCGCGGCCAATCAGTGACTTCGGCCTCCCCTCAGAGGGCATAGATGCAGCCTTCGTTTGGCTGCACAACGACAAAACATACTTCTTCAAAGACAACCACTACTGGCGCTATGACGACCACCTGAGGCGCATGGACCTGGGCTACCCTAAGGACAGCACGCTTTGGAAGGGGCTGCCTTCGCAAATAGATGATGTCATGAGGTGGTCTGATG GCTCGTCCTATTTCTTCAAGGGGAGGGAGTACTGGCGAGTGCCAGGCAGTGGCATGGAGGTGGAGGCAGGATACCCCCGCCTCATCGCTAAGGACTGGCTCCTGTGCACCGAGATGCAGTCAGACTCTCCCGACATGGAGCCCAAAAACACGGACACGAGAGTCAACGTGCACCATCACCCGGACCACGCGGAGAACGGCTACGAGGTGTGCTCCTGCACCTCTGACTCTGCGTCACCTTTAGGCGCCCGCCCGTCGCCGTCTCCCGCGTGGCTGCTGCCACCGCTCTGGACGCTCTCGCTGGCCCTTCGCTCTGAACTGCTATGA